From the Halobacteriovorax sp. GB3 genome, the window CTTCTATTAAGTCTTACATTCATACCACTCGCTGAGGGTTCTGAGTGTCAATTAGAAAAAGAAAAATTTGGACAAAAATACTATCGTTGTGAATTAGAGGGAAAGAGTTTTCATATGCTCGATATTAAGGGGAATATGAAAGAGCTTGCTTACTATCACGGATATTTTTTGGCCCCTGAAATTGATCAAGGTGTGCTTAGAGCGGTCTTACAACAAAGAGATGACACACTTAAGACTCTCTCTTCAAAGGAGAGAGCGCAATTTCAAACGATTTATAAGTGTATGATGAATCGTTATAAAAGAAGTGTTGGAAAAGATTTCATCAAAGAGTTAGAAAATATCTCAATGGGTGCTAGAGATGCAGGATATTCAATTCGCTCAAACGATGTCATTGAGGCAACTCTTATGGTTGAACTCTCTGGTTATGTCGATGCCATGCAAGTGGAGATGGAAGAGAATAAGACAAAGGCAACGATTGGCCTTTTAAAACGCTGCGGGCTTTATTTTGCAGGAAACGCTGTGAAAAAGGCGGTTAAAACGATTACACGTCCATTTAAGAAACTTAAAAGAGGTTGTACAGGGTTTGCTGCAAGTTTCGAAATAACAAAGAATGGAGAGCACTTACACGGAAGAAACTTTGATACTGGTCTTCTAGGTGTCTTTGAAAAACATCCTGTCATCACACGCCATATTCCTCGTCGTGGACATCCGTACGTTTCGATGAGTTCTGCGGGACTTCACTACGGTGGGGGAATTACGGGAATGAATGAAAAGGGAATTTCAATTTCTACTCACGAACTAAGAACAACTGATTACCGCACAGCTTATAACTTTAAAAGAGCAACAACAGCACCTTATCTTGCTAACAAAGTTGTTAAAGAGGCATCGAGCTTAGATGAAGCGATTGCCATTGTAAAAAAGTATGGTCACTTTGGTGCGTGGACATTTCTTATCAGTGACTCCAAAACAGGTGAGAGTGCTAGTGTTGAAATCACTGGGGCAAAGGTTCGCGTAGCAAAGAGATCTAAAGTCTCTATGGGACAGTCAAATCACTTCATCCATAAGGACACGGCCAAAGAGAACTTTGAATATTCAATCAATAAGTCTCTTGAATCGAGAGCAAGACTTTCTCTTGTCGAAAGAACACTTCGTGAAGATGCAGGATCTATTGATGTGAATTGGGGAGTAGAGCTTCTTTCTGGTCATGAAGATTTCTATGTCGGTCTTCGCTCATTTGGAAGAACTGTTTCGAAAGTCTACACATCGATGACTCATATTATGGATACGAAGAATAACGAATTCTGGTTTTCAATTGGAAATCGCTACCCAACAAACTTAACAACATTTCAAGGAATGCAGATCTCATTTGATGAAGATGAAAAGTTCTTTGAATTGATTAATACGATTGAGCCTCAAACAATTTTAAAAGAGCAGAGACCTTCATTTATTTCATCTCTTGA encodes:
- a CDS encoding C45 family autoproteolytic acyltransferase/hydolase, giving the protein MKYIMLLLLSLTFIPLAEGSECQLEKEKFGQKYYRCELEGKSFHMLDIKGNMKELAYYHGYFLAPEIDQGVLRAVLQQRDDTLKTLSSKERAQFQTIYKCMMNRYKRSVGKDFIKELENISMGARDAGYSIRSNDVIEATLMVELSGYVDAMQVEMEENKTKATIGLLKRCGLYFAGNAVKKAVKTITRPFKKLKRGCTGFAASFEITKNGEHLHGRNFDTGLLGVFEKHPVITRHIPRRGHPYVSMSSAGLHYGGGITGMNEKGISISTHELRTTDYRTAYNFKRATTAPYLANKVVKEASSLDEAIAIVKKYGHFGAWTFLISDSKTGESASVEITGAKVRVAKRSKVSMGQSNHFIHKDTAKENFEYSINKSLESRARLSLVERTLREDAGSIDVNWGVELLSGHEDFYVGLRSFGRTVSKVYTSMTHIMDTKNNEFWFSIGNRYPTNLTTFQGMQISFDEDEKFFELINTIEPQTILKEQRPSFISSLENYTMAYFAHERGAYKEAIELLLEGSKLQALESMRDFPTQIMITRLCLKVYATTMEEEYLQCAEETVRDILLNNYEGLHNYEKAQVMMDMAKVFDMQGKRFMAKSFFENAEQFLVGLNQSFKGHHFLGKLNHDLKRYINNGITKTELREEDLHFATAE